A window of Variovorax paradoxus genomic DNA:
GGAACGGATAGCGCGCGCATTCCTTCAGCGACACGCGCGCATGGTTGGCCAGCGGATGGCCGGGCGGCATCACCACGCCGATCGGCAGGTTGGCCAGCGCCACCGCCGCCACGCCGCCGGGCAGCCGGCTCACGAAGGTCATGCCCACGTCGACCTGGCCCGACATCACCATCTGCGCCACGTCCATGGGCTGTACCGCGGTGATGGTGTACGTGACCGCCGGGAACACCTGCAGGAAATCTTCCACCGCCGAGGGCAGCAGGTCTTCGAAGAACGAGTCCATGGCGGCCACCTTCACGTGGCCAGTGCGCTCGCCCTTGAGCGCGTCGAGCTCGGTGCGCATCACCTGGTACTGGTGCAGCGTCTCCTGCGCATGCTTGAGCAGGCGCTCGCCGGCCGCGTTCAGGCGCAGGCCGTTGGGCATGCGGTCGAACAGCTCCACGCCCAGTTCGTCCTCCAGCTTGTGGATCTGCCGGTTGACCGCGCTCGCCGCAACGAAGAGCCGCTCCGAGGCCTTGCGCACCGAGCCGCAGCTCGCCACCTCGATGAAGTATTTGAGAATGCTGGCGTGCATCAGCCGGCCCTCCCGTGCGCGCAGGCGTCATCCGGCCAGCCTCGCGCGCTCCAGGGCGATGCCGGGGTGGTCGCAGGCCACCGGCCCGATGTCGGCCGCCCCGCCGGGCGAACCCAGCCCGCTGACGTTCGCCGCGAAGAAGTCGCGGTTGATGGCCGTGAAATGTGCCATTTCGGGCGGCAGCCGAAGGTCTTCGTAGATGGCCTGCGTGGGGCAGGCGGACACGCAAACGCCGCAGTCGATGCATTCATCCGGGTGAATGTACAGAGTGCGCTCGCCTTCGTAGATGCAATCGACCGGACAGCACTTGACGCAAGCGCCGTCCTTGATGTCGATGCAGGCGCCGGTGATGACGTGGGGCATGGCACGTACCTTCGCTGACGCGGCCGGCCTAGCGGCCCAGCCACTGCGGCTTGCGCTTCTGCTGGAAGGCCAGCACGCCCTCGTCGGCATCCTGCGACTGCAGCGCCGCCACCAGCGCCGGCAGCCGCATGCGGTGCGCCTCGGCCGGCGACAGCGTGCCGGTGCGGCGCACCACCTGCTTGATGGCCTTGAGCGACAGCGGCGCACAGGCCAGCATCTGCTGCACCCAGCGGTTCACGGCCGTGTCGAGCTCGGCGCGCGGCACCACTTCGTTGACCAGGCCCATCTCCAGCGCGCGCTGCGCCTTCACGCGCTGGCCGGTGAGCATCATGCCCATGGCCTGGCGGTAGGGAATCTGGCGCTGCAGCAGCAGCATGCCGCCGTCCAGCGGCAGCCGGCCGACCAATGGCTCGGGCAGGCCGAAGCTGGCCTCCTCGCAGGCCACGACGATGTCGCAGCCCAGCACCATCTCGAAGCCGCCGCCCAGCGCCAGGCCGTTGACGCGCGCGATCACCGGCACGTCGAGCGTCTCGCGCAACGCGATGCCGCCGAAGCCGCCGGGGCGCGCGGCCGCCCAGTACTCCACGCCCTTGAGGTTGGAGGTGTTCTTCAGGTCCGCGCCCGCGCAGAACGAACGCTCGCCCGCGCCGGTCAGCACCACGGCGCGGATGTCGCTGCGCGATTCGATGTCGCTCCAGATGCGCTGCAGCTCGGCCTCGGTCGGCAGGTCGACCGCATTGAGCACCTCGGGCCGGTCGATGGTGACCGTCGCGACATGGTCGATGACTTCGAAGAGCACGCTCATGCGTCGGCCTCCTCGATCAGCGCGCGCGCCTCGGCCAACACTTCCGCCGTGTGTTGCCCGAGCTTGGGCGGCTCGCGGCGCAGGGCGGCCTTGGCGGCCGACATCTGGATGGGGCTGCCGATGAACTTCAGCGCGCGGCCCGAGGGCGTGCCGCCTTCCAGGATCATCCCGTTGTGCAGCGTCTGCGGATCGACCAGCGCCTCGCGCATGTCGCGCACCGGGGCGGACAGCAGGTCTTGCTCTTCCAGCTTTACGAGCCAGTGCTCGCGCGTGTTGCTCGCAAAGCGCTCGTGGAAGATCGCATGCAGCGCGGCCTTGTTGGCGAACTGCGCCTTCAGCGTGGCATAGCGCGCATCGAGCGACAGGTCTTCGAGGCCCAGCGCCGTGCAGATGTCGCGCAGCGGATTGGCCTTGAACGCCCCCACCAGCACCAGCGGCCCGGTCTGCGTATCGAACACGCCCGACAGCGGCATGGCGGCCCAGTTCACTTCGGAGTCTTCCATCATCACCATGGCCGCTTCCTGCATCTGCATGGCCAGCATGGAGTTGTAGAGCGACACCGAGATCTTCTGCCCCTCGCCCGTGCGCTCGCGCTGCAGCAGCGCCAGCAGAATGCCCTGCACCATGTGCATGCCGGCGGTGTAGTCGGCCAGCGCCGTGGGATAAATCGACACCGGCACCGAGGCGTCGGCGCGGCGCGCCATCACGCCGGTGAGCGCCTGCGCGAGCACGTCCTGGCCCCCCTTGTGGGCGTAGGGGCCGGTCTCGCCGAAGCCGGTGCCCACGGCGTAGATGATGCGCGGGTTGAGCCGCTTGCAGTCTTCGTAGCCCAAGCCCAGCCGTTCCATCACCCCGGCGCGGAAGTTGTTGGTGACCACGTCGGCGCCGGCGATCAGCGCCTTCACCAGCTCCATCTGCGCCTCGTCGCGCAGGTCGATTTCCACGCTGCGCTTGTTGCGGTTGAGGCTGCAGAAGATCGGGTTGTCTTCGCCAGCCACCGGCGCGAAGGTCGAGCGGCTCAGGTCGCCCGCGCCCTTGCGCTCGATCTTGATCACGTCGGCGCCGTGGTCGGCCAGCATCTGCGTGCAGACCGGGCCCATCATGACCTGGGTGAAGTCGATCACGCGGATGCCGTCCAGCGGCATTGCATTGGCAGCGGTCGTCATGCGGCCTCCTTCGCGAACGAACGGGCGATGGCGGGCACGTCGGCGTTCGGTCCCTTCTGGTCGCCGGGGTCGGCGCCCTGGGCGCGCAGCGTTTTCTGCAGCTTCGCGATGTCGACCTCGCGCACCGTCACGCCGGCGTTCAGGGCCAGCGCGGCCGCCGTGCCGGTGGCCTCGCCCATCGCCATGCAGGGCGGGATCTCGCGCGAGATCTTCTGCGCGGCCGAAGTGGCCGAGTAGTGGCGACCGGCCACCAGCAGGTTCTCGACACTGCGCGGCAGCAGCGTGCGGTAGGGGTAGTAGTAGTCGCGCCCACGCGCCACGCTGTCCTCGAAGCGGGTGCGCTGGGACACGTCTTCCTTGGTCATCACGTAGGCGCCTTCGAGCAGGCGGGTCTGGCGGATGCCGGTCTGCGGCGCCATGTCGATCAGCGTGCACTTCCCAAAGCCCGGCAGCTTCGCGCGCACGAACTCGATCACCTTGTGGATGGTGGCGCGGCCCTGCACCTCGGCGCGCGTCAGGTCACTCACCTTCAGGCCGTCCAGGCCCGGCATGTGCGGGCAGTTGCACCACACCACGCCCGGCAGCGGCGTCTTGAGCCACCATGCTTCCCACGCGCCGCCGAGCATGTGCTTGATCTCGCGATCCAGCGCCTGCCAGGCCACGGGCTCATCGCGCTCGAAGCGCTCGGCTTCTTCGGTATCAACGCCGCCGAGGCGGAACACCGTGGTCACGATGTAGCTGCCGCTGATGTGCGGCGCACCGGCCGAGGCGGCCACGTCGAGGTCGCCGGTGGTGTCGATCACCACCTTGCCCAGGATGGCTTCGCGCCCGCCCTTGGTCTCGCAGACCACGCCCTTGACCTTGCCGTCTTCCACCAGCGTGCGCGAGAACCACGAATGCAGCCGCAGCTCGATGCCGGCCTGCAGCACCATTTCGAGCGAAGTGCGCTTCCATGCGTCGGGGTCGAAGGCGGCGGCGAAGCAGATGGGATGCGGCTTTTCCTTGCTGTGGAAGTCGTAGGTGCCCCAGCGCTTCCAGCGGCGCACCGATTCGGGCAGCGTGCCCCATTCGTGCTGTCGCGGGTATTCGGCCAGGCCGAGCGCGGACATGCGCTCGATCATCTCCAGGCAGATGCCGCGCACCGAAATTTCCTGCTGGTGGCTGTCCCACATGTCGTCGAGCACCAGCACCATGCCGCCCGAGGCCAGGCCGCCCAGGTGGTTGTAGCGCTCCAGCAGCGTCACGCTCGCGCCGTTGCGCGCGGCGGCCAGCGCCGCAGCCTGCCCGGCGGGGCCGCCGCCGACCACCACCACGTCCGATTCGGCTGCCACGCGAACATCGTGCGCGGGCTCCTGCATCCAGTCGCCAATACGGCTCATAGAACTCTCCTGTTGAAATGTTTGGATGTGTTTGAAATTGCCGGCTGAATCCGTCGTTCAGCCGGTCATTGGGTGTTCTCGGGCTGCCAGCGGATCACCAGCTTCTCCGCCAGCGCGACCAGCAGGAAGAACAGCCCCGAGAGCGTTGCGCTCATCACGATCGCGGCGTAGAGCAGCGGCGAATCGAAGTTGAATGTGGCCTGCAAAATCATTGCGCCGATGCCCACCGTGGCACCGACCCACTCGCCCACCACCGCGCCGATCACGCACATCGACGCCGCGATGCGCAGGGCCGAGAACAGATAGGGCAGCGCGTTCAGCAGACGCAGGCGAAAGAAGATCTCGGTCTTGCTGGCCGACAGCACGCGCATCAGCTCCATCGCCTGCGGGTTGACCGACTCCAGCCCGCGCACCATGTTCACCAGCGTGGGAAAGAAGCACACCAGCGCGGCGATGGTGATCTTCGGCTCCACGCCGTTGCCCATGATGAGCACCAGCACGGGCGCCTTCGCGACCAGCGGCACCGCGTTGAACATCAGCACCACGGGAAAGAAGATGTCCTGCAGCGTCTTGTTGTGCACGAAGATCGTCGCGATGACGATGGCCGCGAGGTTGCCCAGCACGAAGCCGCCGGCTGCCTCGAAGGCCGTGGGCAGCAGGTTGTCGAGCAGCACGTCGCGCTTGGCGTAGAGCGTTTCCAGCACGGCCCACGGCGTGGGCGCGATGAAGGGCTTGACGCCGAACACGACGATCACGGCCCACCACAGCAGGATCAGCCCGACGATGCCCAGCGCGGGCAGGACGCGGCGTCGCCAGATGCGCTTCTGCCGCGCGGCGGCCCAGGCGAGGTATTCGGGATCGGCCGAAGGCGGCGCGCCGATCGCGCCCGGTGCCCCCGGCACGGTGGTATCGATGGAACGGGTATTCATGGCATCGGCCTCAGCAGGTTTCCAGCACGCGCCGCAGATGGCTCGTGAGACGGACGAACTCGGGGGTCTCGCGCACTTCGAGCGTGCGTTCGGCGGGCAGCTCGACCGGCACGATCTCGCGCACGCGACCGGGGTTGGCGGCCAGCATCAGCACGCGCTGGCCGAGGAAGGCCGCCTCGTGGATGCTGTGGGTCACGAAGAGAATCGTCACGCCGGTCTCGCGCCACACGCGCAGGATCTCTTCGTTGAGCCGGTCGCGCGTGATCTCGTCGAGCGCGCCGAAGGGCTCGTCCATCAGCAGGATCTTCGGGTCGCTGGCAAGGGCGCGCGCAATCGACACGCGCTGTCGCTGGCCGCCCGACATCTCGTGCGGAAATGCGTTCAGGCGGTCCTTCAGGCCCACCAGTTCGAGCAGTTCCCGAGGCGAACGGCGGCCCTTGCGGCTCGCGCCGCCGCCCACCTGCAGCGGCAGTTCCACGTTCTGCAGCGCGGTGCGCCAGGGCAGCAGCGCCGCGTCCTGGAACACGAAGCCGATGTCGCGGTTCTTGCGCGCGGCCTGCGGCGTGGACGACAGCACTTCGATGTGGCCGCGGCTGGGCTGCAGCAGGTCGGCCACCACGCGCAGGAAGGTCGACTTGCCGCAGCCCGAGGGGCCCAGCAGCGTGAGGAATTCGCCCTGCGCCACGTCGAGGTCCAGGCTCTTGATGGCGGTGACGTCGCGGCGCTCGGTGAAGAAGCGCACGCCGATGTCGCGGCAGGCAATCGCTGGGGCGGACACGGGTGGTGCGTTGAGAACGGCGGCCATGTCGGGTCAGCCCTTCATGGCGCGCGCGGCGGCGGTGGCCTTGAGCGCGTCGAGCGAGATCACGTCTTCCACCTTAGGCGTGCGCGCCGTGAACTGGCCCAGCTCCGCGTAGGTGTCGATCTGCTCCTGCCACACGGCCGGGTCCATCGCGCCCCAGCCCTGCGTCTGCGCCAGGCCGCCGAAGGCATATTCGAGCATCGCGTCGACCGCCACGCGCTCGTCCTCGCGCTTGAGGTTCGGGTACTCCTTCACCAGCATGTCGACCGCCGCGTCGCGGTTGGCGCGCACATGATGCCAGCCCTTGGCGGTGGCGCGCAGGAAGGCTTCGATCACCTTGGGCTGGGTCTCCAGCGTCTTTGTCGACGCGTAGTAAGGCAGCGCGTAGAGGCGTACGCCCGCATCCCACTGCGTGAGCGAGGCGATGTCCGGGCCCAGCACCTTGATGGCGGTGGTGTTGGTGAGCCAGCCGGTCACCACATCGACCTGACCCGTCAGCAGCGGCGACATGTCGGCGCCGATGGACACCACCTTGACGTCTTTCTCGGCGATCTTGTTCTTGGCCAGCAATGCGCGCAGCAGGATGCCCGCCGTCGAGGGAATGCCCACGCGCTTGCCGACCAGGTCTGCCGGCTTGCGCACCGGGTTCTTGGCGAGCGAAAAGTAGGTGTAGGGATGCTTCTGCGCGCCCACCGCGAAGCACTTGATCGGCAGGCCCTGCGACACCGCCAGCATGATCGACGGGCTCGACGAAACCTGCCCCACTTCGTAGCGGCCCGAGGCGATGATGGCCACGCCGTCGATGTTCGGCCCGCCCGGCTGGATCGCGAAGTCGATGCCTTCCTGCTCGTAGAAGCCCATGCGCTTGGCGACCACTTCGCCGATCTGGTTGCCGCCGACGATCCAGCCCAGCTGCATGTTGATGCGCGCCTTGCCCTGCGCGAAGGCGTCGACCGAAAGCAGCCCACCGGCTGAGAGTCCGCCTGCGATGAGCGACGTCTTGAGGAGGCTGCGGCGACCCGGGTCGCGGAGGTTGGCCATGTCGGATTCCTTTTCTTCGATGCGATGAGGTGAAGTCGTTCGGCTCTTGTGTGCCGCGTTGCGATGCAAACAAAGGCATGTGGAGCGGCGAGGCGAATGCTAGGAGCGGGGTGCGTGCGCACCAAGCACCGTTTTTCGCAACGGGCGAACTAAAAAATAGTTCTCCTCGCGCGCGCCCAGCGACATTGCGGTGCATGCGGCATGAGCGCATGCACCAGCTTCGGGAAAACGATAAGAGCGCGACAGGAGCGACGGACCCGCGCACATTCGATTCACACAGATTGCCAATGCTTTCTGGCGCGCACGGGCACGTGTACTCATTCACGAATCCGCGGCGTATCTCGCTGAGGTCATCGGGGAAACCCTGAGCGCTTCCATACTCCGCCGAAAACCACTGGCCGACTGAAACGGCCGCGATACCAGGGAGGAACCATGTCCATCTTCGATGGCACGTACTGGCGCAATTGCCACGCGTGCGTTCGTGCGTCTTCGGCGGTGCGATGACGCGACGGGTCACCATTCAAACGCCGATGGGAGAGGCGCTGCAGTTCCGCAAGCTGGTCGGGCGCGAAGCATTGAGCCGGCTCTATGCCTTCGACGTCGAACTGCTGAGCAACAGCAATGGCATCGATCCGAAGGCGCTGCTCGGAAGGCCTGCCACGGTGGCAATGCAGACAGAGAGCGGCGGCACGCGCTACCTGAGCGGCATCGCCTCCTTCTTCGGCCTCGGCGAAGAAGACGCCCGCCAGAGCTTCTACCGAATGACGCTGCGCCCATGGCTGTGGCTCGCGACGCTCCGAAGCGACTTCCGCATCTTCCAGAACAAGAGCGTGCCAGACATCCTCACCGAAGTGCTCGGCGGCTACGGCTACGCAATGGAGCAAAGACTGAGCCGCGAGTACCGCGCGTGGGACTACTGCGTCCAGTACCACGAGAGCGATTTCTCATACGTCTCGCGCCTGTGCGAACTGGAAGGCATCGGCTACTACTTCAGGCACGAAGAACACCGCCATGTGCTGGTGTTCGCGGACGACATCGCGGCCTCGCACGAGCCGCTGCCGGGCGGTGGCACGGTGCGCTTCCATCCCTCTGAAACCTCCGGCATGACCAGCGGCAGCCGCGCCAGCCCGGGCGAGCGTATCTACGAATGGAAGAGCGGAGAAGAGATGCGCTCCGGCTTTCACTTCACCGACGACTACGACTTTCTCAAGCCCTCGGCGGACCTCTCCGGCCAGCGGCAAGCACCCGCCGGCCACACGCATGACTACTTCGAGCGCTACGAATGGCCCGGCGGGTACAAGCAGCATGAGGATGGCGAGGTCTACACGCGCATCCGGACCGAAGAGCAACACAGCGAGCGCTGCCTCGCGAGCGGACGCTCCAACAAGCGCGAACTGGCGCCGGGCCACGTCTTCGAACTCGCCAATCACCCGAGGCAAGACCAGAACCGCAAGTACCTTCTGACCAGCGTCGAATACGAGCTGCAGGAAAACATGCAGGCCAGCGAGGGTGCCGGCGAAGGCTCCGTGCAGCGCTTCGCCTTCGAAGCTCAGCCTGCCGATCATGCGTGGCGGCCTCGGCGCGTGACGCTGAAGCCGCGCACGCGCGGCCCGCAAACAGCCATCGTGGTCGGCCCGAAGAACGAAGAGACCTGGACCGACCGGCATGGCCGCGTCAAGGTCGAATTCCACTGGGATCGTCTTGGTGCGCGCAACGAAAACTCCAGCTGCTGGGTGCGTGTGTCCATGGGCTGGGCCGGGGACACCTTCGGCACCGCGGCCCTGCCGCGCGTCGGGCATGAGGTGGTCGTCGACTTTCTGAACGGCGACCCCGACTGCCCCATCATCACCGGCCGCGTGTTCAATGCCGCGAACATGCCGGCGTGGCGACTGCCCGAGCAGGCGAATCTTTCCGGCATGCGCAGCCGAGAGCTGAATGCGAACGACGGCCCGGGCCATGCAGGCGGCTCGCGCGGCAACCACCTGGTGCTGGACGACCACCCCGGAAAGATCCAGGCGCAACTCAAGAGCGATCACCTCTGCAGCAGCCTGAGCCTGGGCCACATCGGTCGTATCGACGGCACGGAAGGCCGCACCGATGATCGAGGCGAAGGCGCCGAGCTGCGTACCGACGGGCATGCTTCGGTGCGCGCGGCCAAGGGCCTGCTGCTCACCACCGAAGCCCGCCCTGGCGCGCAAGCGCATATCACCGACATCGGGGAAACCGTCGCTCGCCTGACGGCAGCGCGCGACCTGCACGAACGCCAGAGCCAGACCGCGCAGGAAGCCATGGCACACGAAGCGGGCGACCAGGATGCGGTCACGGCAGCGCTCAAGGCGCAGAACGACGCCATCAAGGGCGGCGCTGCGGAACACGGCGCGTTCGCGGAACTCGGCGAGCCGCACCTCGTGCTCGCCAGCGCGGCCGGCATCCAGAGCACCGCAGCCGGAGCCACGCACATCGCGAGCATCACGCACAACGCGCTGAGCAGCGGCGGCCACACCAGCATCAGCGCGGGCAGGAGCTTCCTGGTCAGCGTCAGGGACGCCGCGCGCCTGTTCGCCTACAAGGCCATCCGCCTGACCGCCGCCACAGCCGGCATCGACATCGTCGCGCTGCAGAACAGCATCAACCTGCTGGCCAAGCTCGACATCAAGCTGGAAGCCCACAGGATCAGCATCACCGCCAAGGAAGAGATCGTGCTCAACGGCGGCGGCAGCTTCACCAAGTGGAACGCCACCGGCATCGTGCATGGAACCCGAGGCATCTGGCGCGAGCATGCGCGCACCCACAGCTACGCGGGGCCGATGGACATGGCCAAGCTGCTGCGCATGGAAAGCGTGAGCCATGACGACAAGTACAGCGTGCGCTTCGCGCCGCTCGGCAGCGACGCAGTGTTCAAGCACATGGACATGACGGGTCTGCCCTACCGCATCCTCGACGAGCAGCAAGGGACTCGGGCCGAAGGCGTGATTCCTGAAGACGGCCGGCTGCCCAGGATCGAGTTCGACACGCCGGACGAGGCCGTGCTGGTCGTCGGCGAGGAAAGCTGGAACTGGAGCGAGGTTCCGACCGTTCGCACGCGTGAAGACGATGACTCCGATGCGCCGGAAGCCACGGACGGTGACGGCCCGCAAGACGAGCCGGCGGACTCCGAAGACTCGAAGTACGCGCGCCAGGGCGGCAGCGCGGGCGCCGGCCAATTTCTCGCCGAGTCCGCCGTGCAGGCGTACCTGAATGCACTGGCCTGAAGAAGACAAGAAATGACCATGCCCAAGCTGCTGTCCGCCACCTACCATCCCAACATCGAAGTCGCCGAGTTCATCTGCGAGGACGGCCGGCACCTGCTGCGCTCGGGAGGAACGCTGCCGTGGCGCATCAACAACCCAGGCGATCTCACGGCGCGGGTGGTCGACGGTGTACCTGCGCCGAAGAAGGCGAAGGGCTACGTCGGGTTTGCCACGACCAGATCGGGCAGGACCTTCCTGATATTTCCCGACGAGGATGCAGGGCGCGCCGAGCTGAAGGCGAATCTCAAGCGCAAGCATGGCGCACGGACCATCCCGGAAGCCATTCCGCATTACGCGCCCGAGCGCGAGAACGACACCGCGAAATACATCGACGACCTGCTCAGGACGAGCGGCATTCCGGCCAGCAGGAGGATCAGCGACTGCACCGATGCCGAGATCGAACGCATCGTCGACAGCATCTCGACGATCGAGGGGTTTCACGCGCGTGCGGAAACGCGAAAAGAGACCTGGGTGGCGGTGAGCAGGATCAACGCGACGGATGGAAGCCAGCCGGTGCCCGATGCGGAAATCATCCTGCAAAGGGAAGGCGGTGAGGAAAGGCTGAAGTCGGATGCCACCGGGCGGTTTCCTCCGGTGATTCATCCGGCGGACAAATCGACCGTACCCGTCAAGGTGATGAGCCCCAAAACCAAGGAGCCGGTGCAGGTCGGAGCTATCGGCGGCGAGACGGGCAAGGACTTCAACCTGCTGGCGAAATTCAGGAAATGGAAGGGGGTGGCTGGTTCGGAGAAACTCAATAGCGCATCACTGGGAAAGAAAACGTCGAAGAGCTATGTGGTTCAACCCGGTGACAGCCTTGGGAAGATTGCGAAGCTTTACCGAACAAGCATTGCTGCAATCAAGGAAGGCAACGGATTGAGAAGCGACCGGATATATCCGGGCGAAGTGCTATCGATCACCGCACGAGACGAAGAAAGATCCCGTGAGCAAAAGGCATCTCCTCCTCCTGTCAAGCCAACTGCACCAACACCTGTAAGTGCAGGAGCAGCTTCGGCAGCGCCACCGAAGCATTCCTCGACTCTTTCACCTGCTCCGCGTAATACGTCCGGATTGGGATCGTCAGATTCAGAGCGGTCAAAAGAAGGAACAGGAAAAATTCTGGCCTTGATCAACCTGTCCCCCAATCGCGCACCTTGGATGCCTATTGCCATTGCAGAAGCGAAACTGAGACGAGGAGAAGTAGAGCTGAAATTGCAAGAAAAAATCAACTACCACATCGAAGTCAACGACGGACTCAAAGCTCTACACGGCGACAGCAA
This region includes:
- a CDS encoding LysM peptidoglycan-binding domain-containing protein; translation: MTMPKLLSATYHPNIEVAEFICEDGRHLLRSGGTLPWRINNPGDLTARVVDGVPAPKKAKGYVGFATTRSGRTFLIFPDEDAGRAELKANLKRKHGARTIPEAIPHYAPERENDTAKYIDDLLRTSGIPASRRISDCTDAEIERIVDSISTIEGFHARAETRKETWVAVSRINATDGSQPVPDAEIILQREGGEERLKSDATGRFPPVIHPADKSTVPVKVMSPKTKEPVQVGAIGGETGKDFNLLAKFRKWKGVAGSEKLNSASLGKKTSKSYVVQPGDSLGKIAKLYRTSIAAIKEGNGLRSDRIYPGEVLSITARDEERSREQKASPPPVKPTAPTPVSAGAASAAPPKHSSTLSPAPRNTSGLGSSDSERSKEGTGKILALINLSPNRAPWMPIAIAEAKLRRGEVELKLQEKINYHIEVNDGLKALHGDSNAWCAAFVNWCLKRANYPIDNTGLPNHKVAKARAHAFYEVDGIKGKEEKTNKKIRNPLFIELEKPIYGCIAMVTAKSGHGRHVGFVYAKNGKNGLILLGGNQSNQINFSYFNIMPVAPFTTRNELGEKIKIKGNPNHLKYFIPTAYHEQAKKDFLDPGLEEIDADEINKEMKIDVVKPKAKQAPPSLT